In Chloroflexota bacterium, one DNA window encodes the following:
- a CDS encoding molybdopterin-dependent oxidoreductase encodes MGRSLHTGFRLLMVAMIVLGSLVACGETAIDPASTYKVITPASIKAGEAIPAPSSEVILSLSGLIGQTNNAQQLDFSMETLEQLGVVEYTLEDPFLGRTVTYQGVLISSIFEAAKVAEGAKTVKAVALNDYSVDIAIDELRTMPVILATRIDGERMAVADKGPLEIVFPYHAYKLEHEKYVGMWIWQLRSMEIK; translated from the coding sequence ATGGGCCGCTCGTTGCACACTGGGTTTCGATTATTGATGGTTGCTATGATTGTTTTGGGGAGTTTGGTTGCTTGTGGCGAAACCGCAATCGACCCGGCGAGCACCTACAAGGTTATTACTCCAGCCTCGATCAAAGCAGGCGAGGCGATTCCAGCCCCTAGCTCAGAGGTTATTTTGAGCCTCAGCGGCCTGATTGGCCAGACCAACAATGCCCAACAACTCGATTTTAGTATGGAAACGCTTGAGCAATTGGGCGTGGTTGAATATACTCTCGAAGATCCCTTTTTGGGTCGCACCGTCACCTACCAAGGCGTTTTGATCAGCAGTATTTTTGAGGCGGCCAAGGTTGCTGAGGGAGCTAAAACGGTCAAAGCCGTAGCGCTGAATGATTATAGCGTTGATATTGCAATCGATGAATTACGCACAATGCCTGTCATCTTGGCGACCCGCATTGATGGTGAGCGCATGGCCGTCGCCGATAAAGGCCCGCTGGAAATTGTTTTTCCATACCACGCCTACAAACTTGAGCATGAAAAATATGTTGGTATGTGGATCTGGCAGTTGCGGAGTATGGAGATTAAATAA
- a CDS encoding STAS domain-containing protein, giving the protein MQPRRWIQRLVLAGTSLIFLILLVLLGFNLQTLGVATRFFTLDGGIWNPTQLEREILRLRVIANEISMGTPNLGNEFVLRRNLVGSRINVLSDFYRVEQDDQRSMLERSSFEVIKREFFTLENQTRFNISDHSVQALIPVLVNMESNARVMVNERRQIVDRASQFQRQSLERLRVTLLFMLGGILIQAPIFFLLTRRRFDTTLQKAYSALQERSTALEQSQRELASSHALAQQQNEALQKTLADLEQSMAERSALQTTVQQMQFPIIPLRNRMAIMPVIGNLSAERIKIATDSAGHYVEAKRIKILLFDITGVSAIDQAAAASMQQLLQMLRLLGCEPVLVGVTPAVAEELVHTGLIQQNLQTYANLQQAIEITAKTIE; this is encoded by the coding sequence ATGCAACCTCGCCGTTGGATTCAACGATTGGTGCTGGCAGGCACAAGCTTGATCTTTTTGATCTTGCTTGTGCTGTTGGGCTTTAATTTACAAACTTTAGGTGTGGCAACGCGCTTTTTCACCCTTGATGGCGGCATCTGGAACCCAACTCAGCTTGAGCGCGAAATTCTGCGGTTGCGAGTGATTGCCAATGAAATTAGTATGGGTACGCCCAATTTAGGCAATGAGTTTGTATTGCGGCGTAATTTAGTGGGTAGCCGAATTAATGTGCTGAGTGATTTTTACCGCGTTGAGCAGGATGATCAGCGCAGTATGCTCGAACGCAGCTCATTTGAAGTGATTAAGCGGGAGTTTTTTACCCTTGAAAATCAAACTCGCTTCAATATCTCAGATCATTCGGTACAAGCATTAATTCCTGTTTTAGTAAATATGGAATCAAATGCTCGCGTAATGGTCAATGAGCGGCGGCAGATTGTTGATCGGGCCTCGCAATTTCAACGTCAATCGCTCGAACGCTTGCGAGTGACGCTCTTATTTATGCTTGGTGGAATTTTAATTCAAGCGCCAATTTTCTTTTTGCTGACGCGCCGCCGTTTTGATACAACCTTGCAAAAAGCCTATAGCGCATTGCAAGAGCGTTCGACCGCGCTTGAGCAATCGCAGCGCGAATTAGCCAGCTCGCATGCCCTCGCCCAACAACAAAACGAGGCCTTGCAAAAAACCTTGGCCGATTTAGAGCAAAGTATGGCTGAACGTAGTGCCTTGCAAACGACTGTGCAGCAGATGCAGTTTCCGATTATTCCATTACGCAATCGCATGGCGATTATGCCAGTGATTGGCAATTTATCAGCCGAGCGGATCAAAATCGCCACCGATTCAGCTGGGCATTATGTTGAAGCCAAACGCATTAAAATCTTACTATTTGACATAACTGGGGTTTCAGCAATTGATCAAGCGGCGGCGGCCAGTATGCAGCAATTATTGCAAATGTTGCGGTTGCTCGGCTGTGAGCCAGTCTTGGTTGGTGTAACGCCCGCTGTGGCCGAAGAATTAGTGCATACTGGCTTAATTCAGCAAAACTTGCAAACCTATGCTAACTTGCAGCAAGCAATTGAGATTACCGCCAAAACGATTGAGTAG
- the trmD gene encoding tRNA (guanosine(37)-N1)-methyltransferase TrmD, whose amino-acid sequence MRFDILTLFPAMFTGPLTESILKRAAQAELLQFHLHDIRDYATDKHKMVDDSPTGGGAGMVMKPGPLALCTETVLAANPNPAPVVLMTPSGRVFNQTIAREWAQLPRLVLVCGHYEGIDERYIERYVTDQVSLGDFVLTGGELAAMTIVDAVGRLVPEVLDPESLLHESHDDGLLEYPHYTKPAEWNGVAVPPILLSGHHANIAKWRHEQRLRRTLERRPDMLRHATLSKKDRQLLKEWGWEEKSEGKNQKAEG is encoded by the coding sequence ATGCGTTTTGATATTTTGACCTTGTTTCCAGCCATGTTTACTGGCCCACTGACTGAAAGTATTTTGAAACGAGCGGCTCAAGCTGAATTATTGCAATTTCACTTGCATGATATTCGTGATTACGCCACCGACAAGCATAAGATGGTCGATGATTCGCCAACTGGCGGCGGGGCGGGGATGGTGATGAAGCCTGGGCCGTTGGCGCTTTGCACTGAGACAGTATTGGCCGCCAATCCCAATCCAGCTCCAGTGGTGCTGATGACACCCAGCGGACGCGTGTTTAACCAAACGATCGCTCGTGAATGGGCGCAACTGCCGCGTTTGGTGCTGGTGTGTGGCCATTACGAGGGCATCGACGAGCGCTATATCGAACGCTATGTGACCGATCAAGTGTCACTGGGCGATTTTGTGCTGACTGGCGGCGAGCTGGCAGCCATGACAATTGTCGATGCAGTTGGCCGCCTTGTACCCGAAGTGCTCGACCCTGAATCGCTACTCCACGAAAGCCATGACGATGGCCTGTTGGAATACCCGCATTATACCAAGCCCGCCGAATGGAATGGGGTCGCCGTACCGCCAATTTTGCTAAGTGGTCATCACGCCAATATTGCTAAATGGCGGCATGAGCAGCGTTTACGCCGCACATTGGAGCGCCGCCCCGATATGTTGCGCCATGCCACGCTCTCCAAAAAAGATCGCCAGTTGCTCAAAGAATGGGGCTGGGAAGAAAAATCAGAAGGCAAAAATCAAAAGGCAGAAGGCTAA
- a CDS encoding choice-of-anchor I family protein → MRFRRTAYGLGLSLLLATLPQASLATPALTTTGVPTDPTPAIKLTRIGRYNPGPFRSADPRAAEIVDFDPQSQRMVLINGFNSALDIVDLSNPTNPQLLTTIAITPTSSNVPNSVAVHNGLVAVAANAAVKTEPGRVVLFNRDGVFLNEITVGAVPDMLTFTPDGRRIVVAIEGEPNSYNQVDSVDPEGAVAIIDLPQNFASITTTSVLSSSLVGFTDFNLGGSRHAELDPQIRIFGPNASVAQDLEPEYLTISADSSKAYVTLQENNGLALIDLNAGRVQWLKGLGYKNHNSAGFGLDPSDSDGANAIAPWPMLGMYQPDTINSYAANNQTYLVTANEGDARDYTGFTEEVRVKNVVLDSSVFTNAASLQQDAQLGRLNITNTKGNFGGQYQALYSFGARSFSIWDGTTGQLVFDSGDDLETRTAAAFPNNFNANNTAHSRDNRSDDKGPEPEALAVATIDGRSYAFVGLERMGGIMAYDVSNPHAPQFLEYFAARSFPSSYATGTPDDLGPEGMHVIAAEDSPTGKSLLLVANEVSGSVSIYQISAQTPRMHLGLSDGLTSVQPNTSVIASLNLNNQQTEPSARPATEVQVQYLVPSQLSYNGCTIASPLVGTCSQQNGVVTFNLTTPFASASQGLLQVATTVKPNATGTIQHQASLSYRDTGELQTTVQASDATTIGVAPLITSGLPSAASYGTAYSHTLTASGIPTPTLNLVGSLPAGLSFDSQSGILAGTPTTSGSFPNLIFQVSNGIGTMVTQSFTLTVAKAPLQVVADNQRRLFGQPNPPLSYQVTGLRLQDTAASALTGTLTTTATLTSPLGEYPISQGSLQAQHYQINFTAGTLTIEANVVYLPLIGK, encoded by the coding sequence ATGCGTTTTCGGCGAACAGCATACGGGCTAGGATTAAGTTTATTATTAGCGACACTCCCTCAAGCGAGCTTGGCAACCCCAGCGCTCACCACCACTGGTGTTCCAACCGACCCGACTCCCGCAATCAAACTTACGCGAATTGGCCGTTATAACCCAGGACCATTTCGTAGCGCTGATCCACGGGCGGCAGAAATTGTTGATTTTGATCCGCAAAGCCAGCGCATGGTCTTGATCAATGGGTTTAACAGCGCCTTAGATATTGTTGATCTGAGCAATCCAACCAATCCGCAACTGCTTACAACGATCGCCATCACGCCTACCAGCAGCAATGTGCCCAACAGCGTGGCGGTGCACAATGGTTTAGTCGCGGTGGCCGCCAATGCTGCCGTCAAAACCGAGCCTGGGCGGGTGGTGTTGTTCAATCGCGATGGCGTGTTTTTGAATGAAATCACAGTTGGGGCAGTGCCCGATATGCTGACCTTCACGCCCGATGGCCGCCGAATCGTGGTGGCGATTGAGGGCGAACCCAACAGCTACAACCAAGTTGATTCGGTTGATCCTGAGGGTGCAGTGGCGATTATCGATTTGCCGCAAAATTTTGCCAGCATTACAACTACCAGCGTGCTTTCATCAAGTTTGGTTGGCTTTACTGATTTTAATCTTGGTGGCAGTCGCCATGCTGAACTTGACCCACAAATTCGCATTTTCGGGCCAAATGCCAGTGTCGCCCAAGATTTGGAGCCGGAATATTTAACTATTTCAGCCGATTCGAGCAAAGCCTATGTCACGCTGCAAGAAAATAATGGCTTGGCGCTGATCGATCTGAATGCGGGGCGGGTGCAATGGCTCAAAGGCTTGGGCTATAAAAATCATAACAGCGCGGGCTTTGGGCTTGATCCCAGTGATAGTGATGGCGCGAATGCAATTGCGCCTTGGCCTATGTTGGGTATGTATCAGCCAGACACGATTAATAGCTATGCTGCCAACAACCAAACCTATTTGGTAACCGCCAATGAAGGCGATGCCCGCGACTACACCGGATTTACTGAAGAAGTGCGGGTCAAAAATGTGGTGCTTGATTCGAGCGTGTTTACCAACGCTGCCAGCCTGCAACAAGATGCCCAACTTGGGCGCTTGAATATCACCAATACCAAGGGCAACTTTGGCGGGCAGTATCAGGCACTCTATTCATTTGGCGCACGCTCATTCTCGATTTGGGATGGCACGACGGGTCAGTTGGTGTTTGATAGTGGCGATGATTTGGAAACCCGGACTGCCGCTGCCTTTCCAAATAATTTCAATGCCAACAACACCGCCCACAGCCGCGATAACCGTAGCGACGATAAAGGCCCAGAGCCAGAAGCCTTGGCGGTAGCGACGATTGATGGCCGCAGCTATGCCTTTGTGGGCTTGGAGCGGATGGGCGGAATTATGGCCTACGACGTGAGCAACCCGCACGCGCCCCAATTTCTCGAATATTTCGCTGCTCGTAGTTTCCCCAGCAGCTATGCAACCGGCACGCCTGACGATCTTGGGCCTGAAGGCATGCATGTGATCGCCGCCGAAGATAGCCCAACTGGCAAATCCTTGTTGTTGGTTGCTAACGAAGTGAGCGGCTCGGTTTCAATCTATCAAATTAGCGCCCAAACTCCTCGCATGCACTTGGGCCTGAGCGATGGCTTAACCAGCGTGCAACCCAACACCTCGGTCATTGCCTCACTGAACTTAAATAATCAACAAACTGAGCCAAGCGCCCGCCCCGCAACTGAAGTTCAAGTGCAGTATCTTGTGCCAAGCCAATTAAGCTACAACGGTTGTACAATTGCTAGCCCCTTGGTGGGCACATGTAGCCAGCAAAATGGTGTAGTAACCTTCAATCTGACCACACCATTTGCCTCGGCTAGCCAAGGTTTGTTGCAAGTTGCCACTACGGTCAAGCCCAATGCCACAGGCACAATTCAGCATCAAGCCAGCCTTAGCTATCGCGATACTGGCGAATTGCAAACCACGGTTCAAGCCAGCGATGCGACCACGATTGGCGTTGCCCCGTTGATTACCAGTGGTTTGCCTTCAGCGGCGAGCTATGGCACGGCCTATAGCCACACCCTGACGGCGAGCGGCATCCCAACCCCAACCCTCAATCTTGTTGGCAGCTTGCCAGCAGGCTTAAGTTTTGATAGCCAAAGCGGAATCTTGGCGGGCACGCCGACCACTAGTGGTAGTTTCCCAAATTTGATCTTCCAAGTGAGCAACGGAATTGGTACAATGGTAACGCAAAGCTTTACGCTGACCGTTGCCAAAGCGCCATTACAGGTCGTTGCTGATAACCAACGTCGTTTATTCGGCCAACCCAACCCGCCCTTGAGCTATCAAGTAACTGGCTTGCGCTTGCAAGATACGGCTGCAAGTGCATTAACTGGCACATTAACCACAACCGCAACTCTCACCAGCCCGCTTGGTGAGTATCCAATTAGCCAAGGTAGTTTGCAGGCTCAGCACTACCAGATTAATTTTACCGCTGGCACACTCACGATCGAAGCCAACGTGGTTTACCTACCCTTGATTGGGAAATAA
- a CDS encoding transglycosylase SLT domain-containing protein translates to MLKKFPHVALIVLLLASCSRDVVGQPTATPLASPAQLLQQAEQHQQADQVDLALSDYQQVLLQYPDAPEARVAKFGVAYSAFLRQDWAAAWSQLSAFINEQTHDQWHLRALFLLGRVAEIQGDHAIAIEAYQQYEDLKGLLSGYAAQRRAAQLQATNQTEQAIAAYAASGRYDMAGPQRVASLNKALEFYDQTGQAEQALTQLEVILSFARTPSFRSTTLLDAARRAQRLGKTEQARTWLREIINQHSTMSEAPIAIDELAALGESTPVLAAAGIAYNHGQYLDAVSLFDQVLANGLTGEEAAEIERKRALALRQLDDYAGAQTAFNSIAERFAELPIGRQARLDAIQTQGQAGDREGSRLAYLDFVERHPDDPLAPEALRRVVEITSWSGDPAATANAQIMLGQRYPWSHEGQQALHAAGRYAWDTGQVEQAAAVWQLLGDSNIGPPRAEGYYWLGRLEISRGNREKGEQLLRSAQAADPNSYYAARVADALNINDGDQLPIGSPISPEAEQAGWQWIASWSTAPTSDTLDTEPYSLRAEELSWTDLHGEAQAEWIAARDAALNNPFSIYRVALAALRSDMPYATVTTAQKLVQLAPIEAGEPSVAIRQLLYPTPYPSAVVTKSQEFGLDPRVLYAVMRQESIFNPNATSWVGARGLAQVMPSTGEGIAQNLGIEGFSVDDLYNPVTSIRFGAYYIDAQIEYMSGSLPGAFAAYNGGPGNAERWANGRVVADPDRFIEIIDYAETRHYVEVVYANYGAYRRLYQQP, encoded by the coding sequence ATGCTTAAAAAATTTCCACACGTAGCCTTGATTGTGCTACTTTTAGCCAGTTGTAGCCGCGATGTCGTCGGTCAACCAACCGCCACGCCGCTAGCATCCCCCGCTCAGTTGTTGCAGCAAGCCGAGCAACATCAACAAGCCGACCAAGTTGATTTGGCCTTGAGCGATTATCAACAGGTTTTATTGCAATACCCTGATGCACCCGAAGCACGAGTTGCCAAATTTGGGGTGGCCTATAGTGCCTTCTTGCGCCAAGATTGGGCTGCTGCATGGTCGCAATTAAGTGCTTTTATCAACGAGCAAACCCATGATCAATGGCATTTGCGAGCACTGTTTTTGCTGGGACGGGTCGCTGAAATTCAAGGCGACCATGCGATCGCGATCGAGGCCTATCAACAATATGAAGATCTTAAAGGCTTGTTGAGTGGCTATGCTGCGCAACGCCGCGCCGCCCAACTGCAAGCAACCAACCAAACCGAGCAAGCGATTGCAGCCTATGCTGCCAGCGGACGCTATGATATGGCTGGGCCGCAGCGAGTCGCCAGCTTAAACAAAGCCTTAGAATTTTATGATCAAACGGGGCAGGCCGAGCAAGCACTTACTCAACTCGAAGTTATTTTGAGTTTCGCCCGCACCCCCAGTTTTCGTTCAACGACCTTGCTCGATGCGGCGCGGCGTGCTCAGCGCTTAGGTAAAACTGAACAAGCCCGAACATGGCTCCGCGAAATTATCAACCAACACTCAACCATGAGCGAAGCGCCAATTGCGATTGATGAACTGGCAGCTTTGGGCGAATCAACCCCAGTGCTGGCCGCCGCTGGGATTGCCTACAACCATGGTCAATATCTTGATGCGGTCAGTTTGTTCGACCAAGTGCTGGCCAATGGCCTGACTGGCGAAGAAGCCGCCGAAATCGAGCGCAAACGGGCTTTGGCCTTGCGCCAGCTCGATGATTATGCTGGTGCCCAAACAGCATTTAATAGTATTGCCGAGCGTTTTGCCGAGCTGCCGATTGGCCGCCAAGCGCGACTTGATGCGATTCAAACCCAAGGTCAAGCTGGCGATCGCGAAGGCTCACGGTTGGCTTATCTCGATTTTGTCGAGCGCCATCCCGATGATCCGTTAGCACCCGAAGCCTTGCGCCGCGTCGTCGAAATCACCTCATGGAGCGGCGATCCAGCGGCCACCGCCAATGCGCAAATTATGCTTGGCCAGCGCTACCCGTGGAGTCACGAAGGCCAACAAGCCTTGCACGCCGCAGGCCGTTATGCCTGGGATACGGGGCAGGTTGAGCAGGCAGCGGCAGTTTGGCAATTATTGGGCGATAGCAATATTGGGCCACCCCGCGCCGAAGGTTATTATTGGCTGGGGCGCTTGGAAATTAGCCGTGGCAATCGTGAAAAAGGTGAGCAATTGCTGCGTTCGGCTCAAGCAGCTGATCCCAATTCGTACTATGCGGCACGGGTCGCCGATGCCCTCAACATTAACGATGGCGATCAACTGCCAATTGGCTCACCAATTAGCCCTGAGGCTGAGCAAGCAGGCTGGCAATGGATCGCCAGTTGGTCAACCGCACCAACCAGCGACACCTTAGATACTGAGCCATATAGTTTACGCGCCGAAGAATTAAGCTGGACTGATTTGCACGGCGAAGCCCAAGCCGAGTGGATCGCCGCGCGTGATGCCGCTTTGAATAATCCATTTAGTATCTATCGAGTGGCGTTGGCCGCTTTACGAAGCGATATGCCCTATGCTACTGTGACCACAGCCCAAAAGTTGGTACAACTTGCACCAATTGAGGCTGGCGAGCCAAGCGTCGCAATTCGCCAATTGCTCTATCCTACGCCGTATCCTAGCGCTGTTGTGACCAAAAGCCAAGAGTTTGGGCTTGATCCACGGGTGTTGTATGCAGTGATGCGCCAAGAGAGTATTTTTAACCCGAATGCAACTTCATGGGTGGGGGCGCGTGGCTTGGCCCAAGTGATGCCCAGCACTGGCGAGGGTATTGCCCAGAATTTAGGCATTGAGGGCTTTAGCGTCGATGATTTGTATAATCCGGTGACCTCGATTCGTTTTGGAGCTTATTATATCGATGCTCAAATTGAATATATGAGTGGCAGCCTACCCGGCGCGTTTGCCGCCTACAACGGCGGGCCGGGCAATGCCGAACGTTGGGCTAATGGTCGAGTTGTGGCTGATCCCGACCGTTTTATTGAAATTATCGATTACGCTGAAACCCGCCACTACGTTGAAGTAGTTTATGCCAACTATGGAGCCTATCGGCGCTTGTATCAGCAACCATAA
- a CDS encoding DUF4180 domain-containing protein, which yields MKLELVEKPPLRYLLGPQQQPVLQKISEINLLLEHCFGEDCLNLALYAENLTLGFFDLSTREAGEILQKLRQYHVKLAIIVDLSQQAHSQYFAEMAGEENKQGHCYFCATLAEAEAWLAQDLDS from the coding sequence ATGAAGCTTGAGCTTGTGGAAAAACCACCCCTGCGCTATCTGCTTGGGCCACAGCAACAACCAGTTTTGCAAAAAATAAGTGAAATCAACCTGCTTTTAGAGCATTGTTTTGGCGAAGATTGTCTGAATCTGGCGTTATATGCTGAAAACCTAACCCTAGGCTTTTTTGATTTAAGCACCCGTGAGGCGGGTGAAATTTTGCAAAAACTCCGTCAGTATCATGTGAAATTGGCAATTATTGTTGATTTGAGCCAACAAGCCCATAGTCAATATTTTGCCGAGATGGCAGGCGAGGAAAACAAACAAGGCCATTGTTATTTCTGTGCAACCCTTGCCGAAGCCGAAGCTTGGCTTGCCCAAGATTTAGATAGTTAA
- a CDS encoding ATP-grasp domain-containing protein, which yields MLVLFPAEPFNLPHVDAVYAAEVVAATQLGLAWAVIDLEALFDGAIKQALRRVPVASATTLAIYRGWMLSLAQYQQLAQGLVAKNYQLINDLAAYVACHHLPNVLPLLGDQTPASLVFSHEQGLDASNIAAQAATYFNQHALIIKDYVKSRKHEWYEACFIPNASDQAQSARVIQTFIERQAEALVGGVVLRAWHPLQIWQMHQQSGLALAYEYRSFWLDGRLLWATPYWDHQPSQPTPDWSRYAALAQQIQSRFWTLDLALTQTGDWLIIELGDAQVSGLPDHADAQELLQALAQQLTI from the coding sequence ATGCTTGTACTTTTTCCTGCCGAACCATTTAATTTGCCGCATGTTGATGCTGTGTATGCTGCGGAAGTTGTTGCCGCTACTCAATTAGGGCTAGCTTGGGCGGTCATCGATCTTGAGGCTTTATTTGATGGTGCGATCAAGCAGGCCTTACGCCGTGTGCCTGTTGCTTCCGCGACAACTCTCGCCATCTATCGCGGTTGGATGCTCAGCCTTGCCCAGTATCAACAATTGGCACAGGGCTTGGTGGCTAAAAACTACCAATTAATTAATGATCTCGCTGCATATGTCGCTTGTCATCATTTGCCGAATGTGTTGCCCTTGCTTGGCGACCAAACTCCAGCTAGTTTAGTGTTTTCCCACGAGCAAGGTTTGGATGCAAGCAACATTGCAGCCCAGGCAGCAACGTATTTTAATCAGCACGCCTTGATCATCAAAGACTATGTAAAATCGCGTAAACATGAATGGTATGAAGCTTGTTTCATTCCCAATGCTAGCGACCAAGCCCAAAGTGCCCGCGTGATTCAGACGTTTATTGAGCGCCAAGCTGAGGCCTTGGTTGGTGGGGTGGTGCTGCGTGCATGGCATCCATTGCAGATTTGGCAAATGCACCAGCAAAGTGGCTTAGCCTTGGCCTACGAGTATCGCAGTTTTTGGCTTGATGGCAGGCTGTTGTGGGCTACGCCCTACTGGGATCATCAACCGAGCCAGCCAACCCCTGATTGGTCGCGCTATGCCGCGCTGGCCCAACAAATCCAAAGTCGCTTTTGGACATTAGATCTGGCCTTGACCCAAACAGGTGATTGGCTGATTATCGAACTTGGCGATGCTCAAGTATCAGGTTTGCCCGATCATGCTGATGCCCAGGAACTATTGCAGGCCTTGGCTCAACAGTTAACTATCTAA
- the ndhC gene encoding NADH-quinone oxidoreductase subunit A, whose protein sequence is MLRPFLPIFIIFVVGVVIPVAALVLSAILGPKKATKRKLIPYESGMTPLGDAMQRMPVRFYVVAMLFILFDIEIIFLMPYALYFRQMGLFGLAEMGAFMGILLVGFVYIWRKGALRWD, encoded by the coding sequence ATGCTACGGCCATTTTTGCCGATCTTCATTATCTTTGTTGTTGGGGTGGTGATTCCCGTGGCAGCCTTGGTGCTGTCGGCCATCCTTGGCCCCAAAAAAGCAACAAAGCGCAAACTCATCCCTTACGAATCAGGGATGACCCCGCTGGGCGATGCTATGCAACGGATGCCAGTCCGTTTCTATGTGGTTGCCATGCTGTTCATCTTGTTCGATATTGAAATTATCTTTTTAATGCCCTACGCACTTTATTTCCGCCAAATGGGCCTATTTGGGCTAGCCGAAATGGGCGCATTTATGGGCATTCTGCTAGTTGGCTTTGTCTACATCTGGCGGAAAGGGGCGCTCCGATGGGATTAG
- a CDS encoding NADH-quinone oxidoreductase subunit B yields the protein MGLEEKAGDLGIVTTTLEGVVNWGRTKAMWPMLFGLACCAIEMMAGQASNYDMSRFGLELMRASPRQADLMIVAGRVSRKMAPVLRRLYDQMPEPKWVVAMGDCASCGGVYNNYAIVQGVDEIVPVDVYVAGCPPRPEALIDGILQLHEKIKRDKITDHADGKPIRIEQAERGALKPLG from the coding sequence ATGGGATTAGAAGAAAAAGCTGGCGATTTGGGGATTGTTACGACAACCCTCGAAGGAGTCGTCAACTGGGGTCGCACCAAGGCCATGTGGCCGATGTTGTTTGGTTTGGCTTGCTGTGCAATCGAAATGATGGCTGGTCAAGCCTCAAATTACGACATGTCACGCTTTGGGCTGGAGTTGATGCGGGCCTCACCGCGCCAAGCCGATTTGATGATTGTGGCAGGGCGGGTCAGCCGTAAGATGGCTCCGGTGCTGCGCCGCCTCTACGACCAAATGCCCGAACCCAAGTGGGTTGTGGCCATGGGCGATTGTGCCTCGTGTGGTGGGGTCTACAACAACTATGCCATCGTGCAAGGTGTTGATGAAATTGTGCCAGTTGATGTCTATGTGGCTGGCTGCCCACCTCGCCCCGAAGCCTTGATCGACGGGATTTTGCAATTGCACGAGAAGATCAAGCGCGACAAAATCACCGATCACGCCGATGGCAAGCCGATTCGGATCGAACAAGCAGAACGTGGCGCACTTAAGCCACTTGGCTAA
- a CDS encoding NADH-quinone oxidoreductase subunit C yields MIDRATLEQRVSAQFPTVRIGDESGDLCFTVERQQLPALAGWLRDEPDLAFTFLNQLCGVDYLGRDPRFEVVVHLTSFQNKMRVTLHIEVPEADPTIPTLARLFPTANFQERETYDMFGIIFTGHPGLERILMPEDWLGHPQRKDHPLGYEEVAFTHNEDWIYANKPFAKE; encoded by the coding sequence ATGATTGATAGAGCAACCTTGGAGCAGCGCGTTTCTGCCCAATTCCCTACCGTTCGCATTGGCGATGAATCCGGCGATTTGTGCTTCACCGTCGAACGCCAGCAATTGCCAGCGCTGGCTGGTTGGCTGCGCGATGAGCCAGATCTCGCCTTTACCTTTTTAAATCAATTATGTGGGGTCGATTACCTGGGGCGTGATCCACGCTTTGAGGTGGTCGTTCATTTGACCTCATTTCAAAATAAAATGCGGGTAACGTTGCATATTGAAGTGCCCGAAGCTGATCCAACTATTCCAACCTTGGCGCGGCTCTTTCCAACTGCCAACTTCCAAGAGCGCGAAACCTACGATATGTTTGGCATTATCTTCACCGGGCATCCTGGCTTGGAACGTATTTTGATGCCCGAAGATTGGCTAGGCCATCCCCAGCGCAAGGATCATCCCTTGGGCTATGAGGAAGTGGCTTTCACCCATAACGAAGATTGGATTTACGCCAATAAGCCCTTCGCGAAGGAGTAA